A stretch of the Lactuca sativa cultivar Salinas chromosome 9, Lsat_Salinas_v11, whole genome shotgun sequence genome encodes the following:
- the LOC111901643 gene encoding RNA polymerase II degradation factor 1-like — translation MDPNQNASPIPNTPNTTNDPYANLSYMQLITSPIHQQTSFTNLSYHVHYYQQQRAQQFNQPQFQALQQQLYQQFQPQSSQPQQFQAQPSQPSQVSLSQSQPINIDNDDERVQETQQPSQRRRQKGKAPKKNYAIEQKRGGNFSESLDFHIARQTSQQHAIGSMFLESYLRPLARAIMKGNMSNVRRGQCKIV, via the coding sequence ATGGATCCAAATCAAAATGCTTCACCCATTCCAAACACCCCAAACACTACAAATGATCCATATGCAAATCTTAGTTACATGCAATTGATAACATCTCCAATCCACCAACAAACTTCATTCACCAATCTTTCATATCATGTACACTACTATCAACAACAACGAGCACAACAATTCAATCAACCACAATTTCAAGCCCTTCAACAACAActatatcaacaatttcaacccCAATCTTCTCAACCTCAACAATTTCAAGCACAACCTTCACAACCATCTCAAGTCTCATTATCTCAATCTCAACCTATAAACATCGATAACGACGACGAACGGGTCCAAGAAACACAACAACCATCTCAAAGAAGGCGGCAAAAAGGAAAAGctccaaaaaaaaattatgcaaTTGAACAAAAACGAGGAGGAAACTTTAGCGAAAGCTTGGATTTTCATATCGCAAGACAGACAAGTCAGCAACATGCAATCGGGTCAATGTTTTTGGAATCGTATTTAAGACCACTTGCACGCGCTATTATGAAGGGAAACATGTCGAATGTACGACGCGGTCAATGCAAAATTGTGTGA
- the LOC111901709 gene encoding RHOMBOID-like protein 2 gives MMSGDDLEGRGRSKNSTRTTENYHSSYAESYWTSWLIPVFVVVNIAVFVVLMYVNDCPKHNRSRIYGKCVARFLGRFSFQPLRENPTFGASANSLEKLGALQWRKIVHGNQGWRLVTANWLHAGLIHLVANMLSLVLIGIRLEQQFGFLRVGLIYLLSGFGGSILSSLFLQNNISVGASGALFGLLGTMLSELITNWTIYSNKAAALITLIIIIVVNLAVGILPFVDNFAHIGGFLTGFLLGFVLLPRPQFGWLERHNLPADVRVRSKYKVYQYVFGLIALVLLVAGFTMGLVMLFHGENGYKHCHWCRYLNCVPTSKWECNSS, from the exons ATGATGTCCGGTGATGATTTAGAAGGCAGGGGAAGATCGAAGAACAGTACCAGAACTACAGAAAATTATCATTCATCGTATGCAGAAAGCTATTGGACTTCATGGTTGATCCCTGTTTTCGTGGTTGTTAATATCGCTGTTTTCGTTGTTCTCATGTACGTCAATGATTGCCCTAAACACAATCGTTCGCGTATCTATGGCAAGTGTGTTGCGAGGTTTCTTGGTCGATTCTCGTTTCAGCCCCTCAGAGAAAACCCTACCTTTGGTGCTTCAgcgaactc CCTCGAGAAACTGGGAGCTCTTCAATGGCGGAAAATCGTGCACGGAAATCAAGGATGGAGACTTGTGACCGCTAACTGGTTACACGCCGGATTGATTCATCTAGTCGCTAATATGTTAAGCCTCGTCCTCATCGGCATTCGCCTTGAACAACAATTTGGATTTC TTCGCGTGGGATTGATCTATCTGTTATCAGGATTCGGGGGTAGCATTCTTTCTTCCTTATTCCTTCAAAACAACATCTCAGTTGGTGCCTCCGGTGCTCTCTTCGGTTTACTCGGGACAATGCTCTCCGAACTCATCACAAACTGGACAATCTACTCCAACAAG GCTGCAGCGTTGATaacactcatcatcatcatcgttgtCAATTTAGCTGTTGGAATTTTGCCATTTGTTGACAATTTTGCCCATATCGGTGGATTCTTGACTGGTTTTCTTCTAGGGTTTGTTTTGCTACCTCGACCTCAATTTGGGTGGTTAGAAAGACACAATCTTCCAGCTGATGTTCGTGTTAGATCCAAATACAAGGTTTATCAGTATGTGTTTGGTTTGATTGCGCTAGTTCTTCTTGTTGCAGG ATTTACGATGGGATTGGTGATGTTGTTTCATGGAGAAAATGGATACAAGCATTGCCATTGGTGTCGCTATTTGAATTGTGTGCCTACTTCAAAATGGGAGTGTAATAGTAGTTAG